One Hydrogenoanaerobacterium saccharovorans DNA segment encodes these proteins:
- a CDS encoding flavin reductase family protein, with amino-acid sequence MSKLAWNPGTLLAPVPPALVSCGTLEHPNVLTIAWTGIVCTNPTMTYVSIRPSRYSYKLIRESGEFVINLTTKDLVRACDYCGVKTGAKEDKFAACKLTAEPAGKVSAPLIAQSPLSLECRVKQVLPLGSHDMFLAEVVAVNVDEQYVDKNGKLHLDKCGLVAYAHGEYFELGAKLGSFGYSVRKKPVTSKRKPKRK; translated from the coding sequence ATGAGTAAGCTTGCATGGAACCCCGGCACACTGCTTGCACCTGTACCGCCCGCATTGGTAAGCTGCGGTACGCTCGAGCACCCCAATGTGCTCACCATAGCATGGACAGGCATTGTATGCACCAACCCCACCATGACCTATGTTTCTATTCGCCCCAGCCGCTATTCTTATAAGCTGATTCGCGAAAGCGGCGAGTTTGTCATTAACCTCACCACCAAAGATTTGGTGCGCGCCTGCGACTACTGCGGTGTAAAAACCGGTGCAAAAGAAGACAAGTTTGCCGCATGCAAGCTCACGGCAGAGCCTGCGGGCAAAGTTTCTGCCCCTTTGATTGCGCAAAGCCCGCTCTCGCTGGAATGCCGCGTAAAACAGGTGCTGCCGCTTGGCTCGCATGATATGTTTTTAGCTGAAGTAGTTGCGGTAAATGTAGACGAACAGTATGTGGATAAAAACGGCAAACTGCACTTGGATAAGTGCGGATTGGTTGCCTATGCCCACGGCGAATACTTTGAACTTGGTGCAAAACTGGGCAGCTTTGGCTATTCGGTTCGAAAAAAGCCGGTTACATCCAAACGCAAACCCAAGCGAAAATAG
- the phoU gene encoding phosphate signaling complex protein PhoU, with translation MTARSTFETELEQLNLDLIKMGGMIEEAIAKSIGALETSDTNIANEIISADRTVDDMEKQIEARCLRLLMRQQPVARDLRAISTALKMITDMERIGDHAADIAELTIRLDSNKPLSMAQHIPEMADIATQMVRACVKSFIDNNLEQAKETIARDDEVDDLFNVVRDELIKTLSGESDAEKANQAIDLMMIAKYLERIGDHAVNICEWVVFYDTGLHKQTQIM, from the coding sequence ATGACTGCACGTTCAACCTTTGAAACAGAGCTGGAACAGCTCAACCTCGACCTCATCAAAATGGGCGGCATGATTGAAGAAGCCATTGCAAAATCCATCGGCGCGCTTGAAACGTCCGATACAAACATTGCCAATGAGATTATCTCTGCCGACCGCACGGTAGATGATATGGAAAAACAAATCGAAGCGCGCTGCCTGCGCCTGCTGATGCGCCAACAGCCCGTTGCGCGCGACCTTCGCGCCATTTCTACCGCACTAAAAATGATTACCGATATGGAGCGCATAGGCGACCATGCGGCTGATATTGCCGAACTCACCATTCGGCTGGACAGCAATAAGCCGCTTTCGATGGCACAGCATATCCCCGAAATGGCAGACATCGCCACGCAAATGGTGCGCGCCTGCGTAAAATCGTTTATCGACAACAATTTGGAACAGGCGAAAGAAACCATTGCGCGTGATGACGAAGTGGATGACCTGTTTAATGTGGTGCGCGATGAGCTGATCAAAACACTTTCAGGCGAGAGTGATGCCGAAAAGGCAAATCAAGCAATCGACCTGATGATGATTGCTAAATATCTGGAGCGCATCGGTGACCATGCCGTAAATATTTGCGAATGGGTTGTTTTTTACGATACAGGCCTGCACAAACAAACTCAAATTATGTAA
- a CDS encoding sensor histidine kinase → MKKYIIIRCIFLCVAVVLLSGLASAVILQYSKEQAIVRNMKDILMSISLQDETANKDYDAFAKAYTKLSFEYRITVINKSGEVLGDSNFNYTDMPNHADRPEIKQAIAAGTGYEKRSSETFGKPMLYVALRDGDIIYRIASPVDTINATFVDLLPALLAGLVLALIISPVLAASTAKSITKPLANVADSLKTLDSEDYDIKVMPSEFDELQPIASTINSLTKHISETMRELADQKEKTDYLLNNMEDGLILVDNNMRVLQINTAAQKILGESKSVEGKNLLMLTNKPKLFEAVQNAVQNGVSTLFDFNSSETAGMVLSVHVTAIHSDWMAQGKANGAVILITDVTQERQAERMRSEFVANASHELKTPITSIGGFAELLAAGVVKDPDKVQDYLVRIKNETQRMALLIEDILKLASIENSEQNEQSFEPVDLKEVIEEVIENIQPQITARNVTVTADAQDVVIHAVPDDMEALVQNLLDNAVKYNHDGGSVTVKLEKQGGKVCFSVADTGIGIRYEDQPRIFERFYRVDKGRSRKVGGTGLGLSIVKHVVSKYGGEIFLKSIDGKGTAISVTIPL, encoded by the coding sequence ATGAAAAAGTACATTATAATCCGCTGCATTTTTTTATGTGTGGCGGTGGTGCTGCTATCGGGGCTTGCCAGTGCGGTGATTTTGCAATATAGCAAAGAGCAAGCGATTGTGCGCAACATGAAGGACATCTTAATGTCGATTTCGTTGCAGGACGAGACTGCAAATAAAGATTATGATGCCTTTGCAAAGGCATATACCAAGCTCTCTTTCGAATACCGCATCACCGTCATCAATAAATCGGGCGAGGTATTGGGCGACTCCAACTTTAATTATACCGATATGCCGAACCACGCTGACCGTCCCGAAATCAAACAGGCAATTGCCGCGGGTACAGGATATGAAAAGCGTTCGTCCGAAACGTTTGGCAAACCCATGCTGTATGTGGCACTGCGCGATGGCGACATTATTTACCGCATTGCCTCGCCGGTAGATACCATCAATGCAACGTTTGTGGATTTGCTGCCCGCACTGCTGGCTGGTTTGGTGCTTGCCCTCATTATCTCGCCGGTTTTGGCGGCATCAACGGCAAAGAGCATTACAAAACCCCTTGCAAATGTGGCAGACAGCTTAAAAACCCTCGACAGCGAGGATTACGATATTAAAGTAATGCCGAGTGAATTTGATGAACTGCAGCCGATTGCAAGCACCATCAATTCACTTACCAAGCATATCTCCGAGACGATGCGCGAGCTTGCTGACCAAAAAGAAAAGACAGATTATTTGCTTAACAATATGGAAGATGGACTTATCTTGGTGGATAACAACATGCGTGTACTGCAAATTAATACAGCCGCGCAAAAAATTTTGGGCGAGAGCAAAAGCGTAGAGGGTAAAAATTTATTAATGCTTACCAATAAGCCCAAGTTGTTTGAAGCAGTACAAAATGCGGTGCAAAATGGGGTGTCTACCCTGTTCGATTTCAACAGCAGCGAAACTGCGGGCATGGTGCTTTCGGTTCACGTCACAGCCATACATTCCGATTGGATGGCACAGGGCAAGGCGAACGGTGCAGTCATCCTTATCACCGATGTGACGCAGGAGCGGCAGGCAGAAAGGATGCGTAGCGAGTTTGTTGCCAATGCCTCGCACGAGCTGAAAACCCCCATTACTTCTATCGGTGGTTTTGCCGAGCTGCTTGCAGCAGGTGTGGTGAAAGACCCCGACAAGGTGCAGGATTACCTGGTGCGCATTAAAAACGAAACACAGCGTATGGCACTGCTTATCGAAGATATTCTCAAACTTGCGAGTATCGAAAACAGCGAACAAAACGAGCAGAGTTTTGAGCCTGTAGACCTTAAAGAAGTGATTGAAGAAGTGATAGAAAACATACAGCCTCAAATAACAGCGCGCAATGTTACGGTTACCGCCGACGCGCAGGATGTGGTTATTCATGCAGTGCCCGATGATATGGAGGCATTGGTACAGAACCTGTTGGATAACGCGGTAAAATACAACCACGATGGGGGAAGTGTTACCGTAAAGCTTGAAAAACAAGGGGGCAAGGTTTGTTTTTCTGTAGCGGATACAGGCATTGGAATACGGTACGAAGACCAGCCCCGCATTTTTGAACGGTTTTACCGCGTAGACAAAGGCAGAAGCCGCAAGGTTGGCGGAACAGGATTGGGGCTTTCGATTGTAAAGCATGTAGTATCAAAATACGGCGGAGAAATATTTTTAAAAAGTATAGACGGCAAGGGTACCGCCATTTCGGTTACGATCCCGCTTTAA
- a CDS encoding response regulator transcription factor: MNHLIFVTEDEDNIRELLRCTIESFGYAVECFETAEDLLERLKTTVPSLILLDIMLPGMDGLEALKKIKKNPASAAVQVLLLTAKSSEVDKVRGLDLGAEDYITKPFGVLELNARIRTALRRLESPTSAAVEQEVLRGKDITLDVQNREITLDGAPVELTLKEFDLLKILMTNNNRVVEREELLNSIWGYDYVGETRTLDMHIKTLRAKLADNAESPRFIKTVRGIGYKFIGN, encoded by the coding sequence ATGAATCATCTTATTTTTGTTACAGAGGATGAGGACAATATCAGAGAACTGCTGCGTTGCACGATTGAAAGCTTTGGCTATGCGGTAGAGTGCTTTGAAACTGCCGAGGATTTGCTGGAACGGCTGAAAACAACCGTCCCCTCTCTCATCCTGCTGGATATTATGCTGCCGGGAATGGATGGACTGGAAGCACTGAAAAAAATCAAAAAGAACCCCGCATCTGCTGCCGTACAGGTGCTTTTGCTTACGGCAAAGTCGAGCGAGGTGGATAAAGTGCGCGGGTTGGATTTGGGTGCAGAAGACTATATTACCAAACCATTCGGCGTATTGGAGCTCAATGCACGCATCCGCACTGCGCTGCGGCGGTTGGAAAGCCCAACCTCGGCAGCGGTTGAACAAGAGGTGCTGCGCGGTAAAGATATTACGCTGGATGTACAAAACCGCGAGATAACATTGGACGGGGCACCGGTAGAGCTGACCTTAAAAGAGTTTGACCTGCTTAAAATATTAATGACAAACAACAACCGTGTGGTAGAACGTGAAGAACTGCTCAACAGTATTTGGGGCTACGATTATGTAGGTGAAACCCGTACACTGGATATGCACATCAAAACCCTACGTGCCAAACTTGCCGACAATGCCGAAAGCCCGCGTTTTATTAAAACGGTGCGCGGTATCGGCTACAAATTTATTGGGAATTGA
- the pstA gene encoding phosphate ABC transporter permease PstA, which translates to MMVNHNHGKSQTANAFRLSKKRKSYDTVIKGLLYLAAFITFALLVGLIGYIFYRGLGNITWPLLSTSPSALKGTIGILPNILNTLYIILISLVIVLPLGIGAAIYLTEYATNKKLVWLIEFTTETLTGIPSIIFGLVGMLFFVQFCNLQTSLIAGALTLVIMILPTIVRTTQESLKTVPVSYREGALGLGATKWYMIRTIILPSTIDGIVTGCILAIGRIVGESAALLFTAGIGSVVAKNIFAAMTRSGGTLSVALYVYVFERGEFNVGFAIAAILMILVLIINFGAKAVNKKLKNKF; encoded by the coding sequence ATGATGGTGAATCATAACCACGGCAAAAGCCAAACTGCAAACGCTTTTCGTCTTTCAAAAAAACGCAAAAGCTACGACACCGTCATCAAAGGCTTATTGTACCTTGCGGCGTTCATCACATTTGCGTTACTGGTGGGGCTGATTGGCTACATCTTTTACCGCGGGTTGGGCAACATCACTTGGCCGCTGCTTTCTACCTCGCCCAGTGCTTTAAAGGGTACTATTGGTATATTGCCTAACATTTTAAACACATTGTATATTATTTTAATCAGCCTTGTCATCGTTTTGCCGCTTGGCATTGGTGCGGCAATTTACCTTACCGAATACGCAACCAACAAAAAATTGGTTTGGCTGATTGAGTTTACAACCGAAACACTCACCGGTATCCCGTCTATTATCTTTGGTTTGGTGGGGATGCTGTTTTTCGTGCAGTTTTGTAATTTGCAAACCTCGCTGATTGCAGGTGCACTTACACTGGTGATTATGATTTTGCCCACCATTGTACGCACCACGCAAGAGAGCCTTAAAACGGTGCCTGTCTCTTACCGCGAAGGTGCGTTGGGGCTTGGTGCCACCAAATGGTATATGATACGAACCATTATTTTGCCAAGCACCATCGACGGGATTGTAACCGGGTGCATTCTTGCCATCGGGCGCATTGTGGGCGAATCGGCTGCGCTGCTGTTTACGGCAGGCATCGGCTCGGTGGTTGCCAAAAACATTTTTGCCGCAATGACGCGCTCCGGTGGTACCCTTTCTGTGGCGCTGTATGTGTATGTGTTTGAGCGGGGCGAATTTAATGTTGGCTTTGCCATTGCTGCAATCTTGATGATTTTGGTGCTCATCATCAACTTTGGCGCAAAAGCAGTAAACAAGAAGTTGAAAAATAAGTTCTAA
- a CDS encoding FeoB-associated Cys-rich membrane protein has product MSFIINNLSTIVVAALVLLLVVLIVTKMIKDKKKGKSSCGCSCSNCPSADMCHPK; this is encoded by the coding sequence ATGAGCTTTATTATTAATAATCTTTCAACAATCGTTGTTGCTGCATTGGTTTTGCTGTTAGTTGTACTGATTGTTACAAAGATGATAAAAGATAAAAAGAAAGGCAAAAGCTCTTGCGGATGCAGTTGCTCCAACTGCCCCAGTGCGGACATGTGTCATCCGAAGTAA
- a CDS encoding DUF3892 domain-containing protein: MTDHQNDFSKLPMMAMQDIPEPKADAKQIVALVKEGGRVTGYQLSDGSILDKEQGVQLAKEGGIRGVGVSSRNGNEYLKSLPDDSEGNNLGNLPSVSQ, from the coding sequence ATGACTGATCATCAAAATGATTTTTCGAAGTTGCCTATGATGGCTATGCAAGATATTCCCGAACCCAAAGCAGATGCCAAACAGATTGTAGCGTTGGTAAAAGAAGGCGGACGCGTAACCGGCTATCAATTATCGGACGGAAGTATTTTAGACAAAGAGCAGGGCGTTCAGCTAGCCAAAGAAGGCGGCATACGAGGGGTGGGTGTATCCAGCAGGAACGGCAACGAATATTTAAAATCTCTCCCCGATGACAGCGAAGGCAACAATTTGGGCAATTTGCCGTCTGTTTCGCAATAA
- a CDS encoding GNAT family N-acetyltransferase, whose product MTEMSLVLPTIQHENFANDFKKEFFENGESVINGSALFDQMEYRAWLENTKKNSSPATVQPNWVVATTFFAVRKSDEKLIGMIDIRHSLDNQLLAEYGGHIGYSILPSERRKGYATQMLKLGLDYAKTLNLKKVMLGCKSNNIASQKTIVKCGGKLTEQKTYVDNTPVNIYWIEL is encoded by the coding sequence ATGACGGAAATGTCTCTCGTATTACCCACAATACAGCATGAGAACTTCGCCAATGACTTTAAAAAAGAGTTTTTTGAAAATGGTGAATCGGTAATCAATGGAAGTGCACTGTTTGACCAAATGGAATACAGAGCATGGCTTGAAAATACAAAAAAGAATAGCAGCCCTGCTACCGTTCAGCCAAATTGGGTAGTAGCTACCACCTTTTTTGCTGTAAGAAAAAGTGATGAGAAATTAATAGGGATGATTGACATCAGGCATAGCTTAGATAATCAATTATTAGCAGAATATGGCGGGCATATCGGGTATTCTATTCTGCCGAGTGAGCGGAGAAAAGGATATGCAACCCAAATGCTTAAATTAGGGCTGGACTATGCAAAAACGCTTAACTTGAAAAAGGTAATGTTGGGGTGTAAATCAAATAATATTGCATCGCAAAAAACCATTGTTAAATGTGGGGGGAAGTTAACGGAACAAAAAACATACGTTGACAACACGCCCGTGAATATTTATTGGATTGAATTGTAA
- a CDS encoding DUF4153 domain-containing protein, protein MKRLTMLSNQLRGLTHAITRYPLTAAFFLSAAVINTITIHTGESYINLILACVVGAVLCAALQAAYERFFNKSSARLLLMGIGIALTLAYYLIIKAAPELSEEIGIRTLVALLALFFAYIWLPVIRSKISFNESFMAAFKSFFHSIFYSAVIFGGCSLIISAIDLLIVDIPSKAYAHTANIVFIVFAPLFFLSLIPIYPRKRDAAKNTELDDIIERAAFCPRFLEVLISYIIIPLTAIFTVILLLYILLNIQGSFWTNNLLEPMLVSYSITIIIVYILASRLQNKFAALFRLIFPKVLIPIVVFQIASSIMNLRETGITHTRYFVILFGIFSACAGVVMSVVPVQKNGILAAMLIAFSAISIIPPVDAFTVSRMSQENMLKNVLVQNSMLKDNAIIPNSSIKEEDKKKIVSSVEYLSMMQYTNKVVYMPKDFHVYEDFYNTFGFEAYGQPEHTRYVTVYLKPEEPINIAGYDVLTRTSINLDETSNSKISDIEKAGVKYTLKKERKGNQYGIILRGSSDEEIIRFSTDEIFSRYLNKNENKSVLSTDEATFTTENDKAKLAVVVQNANMNISSNNQAYYNAEVYVLVAIK, encoded by the coding sequence ATGAAACGGTTGACAATGCTATCAAACCAACTGCGGGGGCTCACCCATGCTATTACCCGTTACCCACTGACTGCTGCGTTTTTTTTGAGTGCTGCTGTTATAAATACTATTACCATCCATACAGGAGAAAGCTATATAAATTTGATTTTGGCTTGTGTAGTAGGTGCCGTATTATGTGCAGCACTGCAGGCTGCCTACGAGCGTTTTTTTAATAAGTCTTCTGCTCGTTTGCTGCTCATGGGCATCGGCATTGCCCTTACTCTGGCTTACTACCTGATAATCAAAGCAGCCCCCGAGCTGAGTGAAGAAATAGGCATCCGCACTTTGGTGGCATTATTGGCTCTGTTCTTTGCGTATATATGGCTGCCTGTTATCCGCAGCAAAATCAGCTTTAACGAAAGTTTTATGGCTGCGTTCAAATCGTTTTTCCATTCTATCTTTTATTCAGCCGTAATTTTCGGCGGATGCAGCCTTATCATCTCGGCAATAGACCTGCTCATTGTTGATATCCCCAGTAAGGCTTATGCCCATACGGCAAACATTGTTTTTATTGTGTTTGCACCGCTTTTTTTCCTTTCACTCATCCCAATCTATCCTAGAAAAAGAGATGCCGCCAAAAATACAGAACTGGATGATATCATTGAACGCGCGGCATTCTGCCCCAGATTTTTAGAGGTTCTTATCTCTTATATTATCATCCCATTAACGGCAATTTTTACGGTGATACTTTTACTGTATATTTTACTGAACATCCAAGGCAGTTTTTGGACAAACAACCTGCTGGAACCGATGCTTGTCTCTTATTCCATTACAATCATCATTGTCTATATCTTAGCCAGCAGGCTGCAAAACAAGTTTGCAGCTTTGTTCCGCCTCATTTTCCCTAAAGTGCTCATCCCCATTGTGGTTTTTCAAATCGCATCTTCTATTATGAACTTACGAGAAACAGGCATTACCCATACCCGTTACTTTGTTATTTTATTTGGTATTTTTTCAGCATGTGCGGGTGTTGTGATGAGTGTTGTACCGGTACAAAAAAACGGCATTTTAGCGGCGATGCTGATTGCATTTTCGGCAATATCCATTATCCCACCCGTTGATGCTTTTACCGTAAGCAGGATGAGCCAAGAAAACATGCTCAAAAATGTACTTGTTCAAAACAGCATGCTGAAAGACAACGCGATTATACCCAACAGCTCAATTAAAGAAGAAGATAAAAAGAAAATTGTATCTTCTGTAGAGTACCTTAGCATGATGCAATACACCAACAAGGTTGTATATATGCCCAAAGACTTTCACGTTTACGAAGATTTTTACAATACGTTTGGTTTTGAGGCATACGGTCAGCCGGAACACACCCGCTATGTCACCGTCTATTTAAAACCGGAGGAGCCAATTAATATAGCAGGTTACGACGTTCTTACCCGCACCTCTATTAACTTAGACGAAACATCGAACTCAAAAATCAGTGATATTGAAAAAGCAGGGGTTAAATATACTCTGAAAAAAGAGAGAAAGGGTAACCAGTATGGTATCATTTTAAGGGGCAGCAGCGATGAAGAAATAATTCGGTTCAGTACCGATGAGATTTTTTCAAGATACCTTAACAAGAACGAAAACAAATCGGTACTATCCACCGACGAGGCAACCTTTACCACAGAAAACGACAAAGCCAAACTGGCGGTGGTGGTACAAAATGCCAATATGAACATCTCATCCAACAATCAAGCGTACTATAATGCAGAAGTGTATGTGTTGGTAGCAATAAAATAA
- the pstC gene encoding phosphate ABC transporter permease subunit PstC produces the protein MKLKKITEKIMNTVFFFCGMVAIASVMLISVYMVLSGLPAIKEIGLTNFLFGKVWQSTATEPKFGILPFILTSAYGTAGAILIGVPVGLLTAVFLSKVAPPKLANTVRPAVELLAGIPSVVYGLVGMIILVPAIAKAFKLANGSSLFAAILVLAIMILPSIISVSETALNAVPPEYEEASLALGATKIETIFKVSIPAARSGIAAGIVLGIGRAVGEAMAVIMVAGNVANMPKLFGSVTFLTTAVSKEMAYASGLQKQALFSIALILFIFIMIINVTLNLILKKGGGGEK, from the coding sequence ATGAAGCTGAAAAAAATAACAGAAAAAATTATGAATACCGTCTTTTTTTTCTGCGGTATGGTTGCCATTGCATCGGTCATGCTGATAAGTGTTTATATGGTTTTATCAGGGCTGCCTGCCATCAAAGAGATTGGGCTGACCAATTTTTTATTCGGTAAGGTATGGCAAAGCACTGCAACCGAGCCCAAATTTGGTATCCTGCCGTTTATACTTACATCAGCATACGGTACTGCGGGTGCTATCCTGATTGGGGTGCCTGTGGGGTTACTTACTGCGGTGTTTCTCTCAAAAGTTGCGCCGCCCAAACTGGCAAATACTGTGCGCCCGGCGGTGGAGCTGCTGGCGGGGATCCCGTCTGTAGTATACGGTTTGGTGGGTATGATTATTTTGGTGCCTGCCATTGCAAAAGCATTCAAACTGGCAAACGGTTCTTCGCTGTTTGCTGCTATTTTGGTACTGGCAATTATGATTCTGCCCTCCATCATCAGTGTGTCTGAAACTGCGCTTAATGCAGTGCCGCCCGAGTACGAAGAGGCATCTCTTGCACTGGGTGCAACCAAAATAGAAACCATCTTTAAAGTAAGCATACCTGCGGCGCGCAGCGGTATAGCAGCCGGCATTGTTCTGGGTATTGGGCGTGCCGTAGGCGAGGCAATGGCAGTGATTATGGTTGCCGGTAATGTGGCAAATATGCCAAAACTGTTTGGGTCGGTCACATTTCTTACCACCGCGGTATCCAAAGAGATGGCATATGCATCGGGCTTGCAAAAACAGGCATTGTTCAGCATTGCGCTCATCCTATTTATTTTTATTATGATTATTAACGTGACGCTCAACTTAATTTTAAAAAAGGGTGGCGGAGGTGAAAAATGA
- a CDS encoding metal-dependent transcriptional regulator: MKRQESAEDYLETILVLNKRLGMVRSIDIVNEMGFTKPSVSVAMKNLREKGLIEMDAGGFITLTADGKKIAECVFERHMVLTQALIYLGVPEDIAKEDACRIEHDLSAITFEKIKDHIDKARS; this comes from the coding sequence TTGAAAAGACAAGAATCCGCTGAGGATTATTTAGAGACTATCCTTGTGCTAAATAAAAGATTGGGAATGGTGCGTTCCATCGATATTGTGAATGAAATGGGTTTTACAAAACCCAGTGTGAGCGTTGCTATGAAGAACCTGCGTGAAAAAGGTTTGATTGAAATGGACGCGGGCGGTTTTATTACGCTGACCGCCGATGGCAAAAAAATTGCAGAATGCGTTTTTGAGCGGCATATGGTGTTAACCCAAGCACTGATTTATCTCGGAGTACCCGAAGATATTGCCAAAGAGGATGCCTGCAGAATTGAGCACGACCTCAGTGCAATAACCTTCGAAAAAATAAAGGACCATATAGATAAAGCACGTTCTTAA
- the pstB gene encoding phosphate ABC transporter ATP-binding protein PstB, with amino-acid sequence MENMITTKDLDLFYGAFQALKKINLEIPEHEITALIGPSGCGKSTFLKTLNRMNDLVAGVKITGEVLYRGQDIFAPEVDVTWLRKRIGMVFQKPNPFPMTIYDNIAYGPRLHGTHSKAELNDLVEKSLRGAALWDEVKDRLKKSALGLSGGQQQRMCIARALSVQPDVILMDEPTSALDPISTMKIEDLMSDLKEQYTVVIVTHNMQQAARISDKTAFFLLGEMIEFSDTERMFSMPRDKRTEDYITGRFG; translated from the coding sequence ATGGAAAACATGATCACCACCAAAGACCTTGACCTGTTTTACGGCGCTTTTCAGGCGCTTAAAAAAATCAACCTCGAAATACCCGAGCACGAAATCACCGCTCTCATTGGGCCCTCCGGCTGCGGAAAATCAACCTTTTTAAAAACGCTCAACCGGATGAACGACTTGGTTGCAGGCGTTAAAATTACCGGAGAGGTGCTTTACCGCGGGCAAGATATTTTTGCCCCCGAGGTAGATGTGACATGGCTGCGCAAACGCATCGGGATGGTGTTCCAAAAGCCCAATCCGTTTCCGATGACCATCTACGACAATATTGCGTACGGCCCCCGCTTGCACGGTACGCATTCCAAAGCCGAACTCAACGACCTTGTAGAAAAAAGCCTGCGCGGTGCGGCTTTGTGGGATGAGGTAAAAGATCGGCTGAAAAAATCGGCACTTGGCCTTTCGGGCGGGCAGCAGCAGAGAATGTGCATTGCACGTGCGCTGAGTGTACAGCCCGATGTTATATTAATGGATGAACCCACCTCTGCACTCGACCCCATTTCTACTATGAAAATTGAAGATTTGATGAGTGACCTCAAAGAGCAATACACCGTTGTAATTGTTACCCACAACATGCAGCAAGCGGCGCGTATATCCGATAAAACCGCGTTTTTTCTGTTAGGCGAAATGATTGAATTCAGCGATACTGAGCGCATGTTCTCAATGCCGAGAGACAAACGCACCGAAGATTACATCACCGGACGATTTGGATAA